GCAGAAAGGTACACATGCAAGGACTTGTACGTCCCGTGCTCAGGGAGGGAAGTGCCCACACTGTTGGCATTCCCTGCATACTCTTCTTTGgtggcccctccctccctccagctaaACACCATTCCAAATTTAGAGTTAGGTAAGAAGGTTTGTTTTGATGCAgtatataattttatagtttGTTTAAACTACCTGTGCTTAAACTTAAAGAATTAGTAAAATTCTTGTTATTTATTTGAGTCAGGAAGTTTTGCAGTCTAGGTCAGTTTGAGactcagtcctcctgccttagcctttatgatttttttgtgaAGTAAACATACTGGTGCAGCCAACACTCAGATAAGGAGTGAAAAACGTTATCAGCCATACACTCACCACCCCAGAAACCAGCACTCCACCCAGACACCCTGCATTAGCGTCCATTTGAATGTCACATGAGTGCAGTGACTTGCTCAAAATTTAACTTAACTTTTCCTTCAGTTTCATTTGCTGCTGTGGATTGCGAATGCTCAATACACACTCTGTCCCTAAGTCTCCCAGGCCCTAAACTTCAAAATGTTTATTGACAGTTTTCCTCACTAGACAAGTAATTAAAAGTCTGGGTTGGGATggtgttgttttttaatttacaaaaataagcCAGGTGTGTAATGCACATGTTTAATCTTTAGCACCCAAGCCAAGGCAGGTGGACCCGtgggtttgagaccagcctgatccacagagtgagttccaggacatccggggctacacagagaaaccctgtcttgaaaatttagggaaagaaagaaaagcaattatgAACCAAAAAGTTAGCACTTACCCATCCCCCAGAGAGATCTAAAATGAATTGAAAACATCTTGGAACAAACTAATGAGAGGGGATGAGGGCTACTGGTCAGCTGGTAAGAACCGTAGGAGGAAGTCTCTAAGACTTACTATGAAgaacatggggggtgggggggcagagtattgagacagggtctcaccatgtagccctggctatcctagaactcactgtgtagaccaggctggcctgaaacatgCAGATCtgtctgccactgcctcccaagtgcttaggactaaaggtgtatgccatGATGCTCAGCTTCCAAAGACTGATCGTAATACTAGTCCAAGTACTCTTCCAAGACTGTCAGTGCACTTCAAACAGTCATCAGAAAAGATGGTCAGTGATTTTGTTAAGTATtgggttttttaatttgtttgtttttaaaatttgatttatttaataagtattaagtacactgtaactatcttcagacacaccagaagagggcatcagatctcattatggatgattgtgagccaccatgtggttgctggcatttgaactcaggaccttcagaagagcagtcagcgcctttaacctctgagctatctctccagcccaaagttttggtttttggttatttttttgctttttttgttatttttgagacagggttttctctatatagccctggctgtctgggaactcactctgtagaccaggctggtctcgaactcagaaattgacctgcctctgccttccaagtgctgggattaaaggcatgcgccaccactgcctagcaagtATTGTTTTTGATGTTTAAAAATGGCTATTAAGATGACTctcctcaggctggagagatggctcagcggctaagagcacctactgttcttccagaggtcctgagttcaattcccagcaatcacatggtggctcacaaccatctgtaatggggtctgatgccctcttctggtgtgtttgaagagagcaatgctggtgtactcatatgcataaaataaacaattttttttttttttaaaaaaagatggctTTCCTCAGAACTTAGAGTGAGAGGAGAAAACTGACtgctgcaaattgtcctctgactccacatGACTGCCTTGGCATTGACACACCCCAGACGATCCACACACAGtccataaatgaaaatttagaacaattgtgtttgtttgtttgtttgtttgtttgtttgtttgtttgttttaaagaaaattgagccaggtgtggtagagTGTGACTTTAATCCctctacttgggaggcagaggtgggcagatctctgtaacttcaaggctagcctggtctgtataATGGGTACCATTTCTAAAGTTTTATTatgatttataaaattttatgtgtatgcatattttttttctgtgtgtatgtttatgtatcatgtgtgtgcctgatgcccatgggaaccagaagagagcatcagattctgTAGAATCAGATTTATAGACaactgtgagccaacatgtgggtactgggaattgaagtctGGTCCTCTGGAGTAGCAACAGTACTCTAagctgcttagccatctctcaagccctcaattttttaaaaaaaagttgagtaAGCTATTGAAAGTAGTGGTTTTACTGGCTTCAGGAAGGCCTGTGGCTTGTCTGAGTACTGATTTGAACACCAGTCTTTAAATTACACTTATTATTCACCTacatttgtatatgcatatgtatgtacacacacacacacacctgggagtctgtggaggtcaaaggataacttGTAGAGTCTCCTCTTCCTATttaggtcccagggatcaaacagGTTTTTAGGCTTGGTGGCCAGTGGCAGCCCTGCACATCTAAGTTCTTAAAGAATACAGAGAAAAGTAGCTCTTGTTCGCTTGTTTGTTTTCAGGTCCTGGATGGGAGGGAGGCTCTGGAGGGTAATGGGATTTGACCTGATCATTCCTGCAGCCATAAGTTCTAGTTACTTTGTTGCTTTGACACTTGCACTGTCCCAACAGCAGTTATGCTCGTTTATTAGAATGGTTCTACTTCACAGCATCCCATTTTGCAAGAATTCATTCCTTCTTGGGAATAGAggggatagtgtgtgtgtgtgtgtgtgtgtgtgtgtgtgtgtgtgtgtgtgtgtgtgtgtgtggtgtagatgcatgcacacatgccagCACTGAAGATTGATGtgaaatatttttccttattGCTTTCCAAAAAGTCTCTCATTTAACCTGGAGCTTACCAATTTAGGTGAGCCCAGGGCATCTTCCTGTCTTTGCCCCCGAGACTGGGAGTACAGGTACGCACTTCCATgccagcttttttgtttgtttgttttaatatttacttatttatgtatattttactgtttttaaGACACGATCTTAATATGTAGTTCTGAttctctgggactcactatgtagaccaggatgacctcaaactcaaagagatctaacTGCTCTAacttctgagtgccaggattaaaggcataggccaCAAAGCCCATGAAAgctgtgtatgaatgttttacctgcatgtatgtaagtgcgCTGCATGCCTGTTTGGTGCTAGGGAGCAGTTTAAAGGCTCTGAGCACTTAAGTCTGGGACTCTAACTCTGGAGACTTGAAGACATGTGGAGGGAGCACTGGCCTTTGTATTCAGAGACTTTTGGGCATATTATATTTTCAGATAGAAAGCCTTGTAAACCACCTTTCAGATCTGTCTGCTTCACTTGGATTAGTGACAGATGTCAGCCCTGCATTGGCACAGAGTGCTCTGAAGAGATGGTGAGATCATGGGAATGATATGTTTTGGACTTCTGTAATTCCCACATCATTATTTATTCGTTTTTCAGAATATTTGTAGTGAAAGTcgtaattctaaaaataaattctattgaTGTAGTGAGCAGTAGATCTTAAGAAGTTGGCAAGCTAGGCCTGAGAAGATGGCTCATTTGGTAAAGTGGTtgccatgcaaacataaaaacatGAGTTTGGATCCAGCACACTCACATAAAAGCCAAATATGATGGCATATGTCTGTAATACAGTGGcagcagagacaagtggatccccAACAACCAGTGTGAACCAGTGCGTGAACTCCAGGTGCAGAGAGAGGCCCTGTCACAAAAAAGTAAAAGGCAGATGTCTAGTATCAGCCTCTTGGgctccacacacatgctgcacatgcacacaaaagccCACTTGGTATGCTTTTAATATGTGAcctttattttcatatttctctttTCCAACCCTGTATGTCCTATGGTAAATATATTACTGTAACTAGGGGAAATATACTTTTCATCATTTATTAGGAATTATTTCTTCACTGTTATTAAAGGTTATTTTTGCACTAAATTTAAAAGATGGCTATAATCCTTGATTAAAGGATAGTACTCACACTGCTGGGAAGCCaaatttccatttttgttttgttttgtttgttttttgagacaggatctctctatatagccatggctggcctggaactccctgtgtaaaccaggctaacctcaactcacagagaccacttgcttctgtctccctagggttgggattaaaagtgtgtgccattaTGCCtagattcttttatttatttattttttaaaacaattagttctggggtctgaactctggtcctcatgtttgcaaggcaagcactgtaACAACTGAACTGTCTTCCAAGCCGGATGTTCTTGCCCTAAGTTGGCATTTTGTCTACTTTGCTGCCAATCCCACATCCCCatcttgcattggtgttttggggtttggtttccggttttttgattttttttttgaaaccctTTTTCCCCTATTCAGTGGTGTCCCAGATTCTGAATTGAGAAAATGAGTCCGTGTGTGAATTTAGAGATGAATAGTGGGAAATATAACCTTTTTCTTTCTATacaaagtgaagaaaaaaaatactaatttaGAGCTCACATACTTACTTAGAAGCCAGTAGTTTTTCTTGAAGTTGCTAACCAGGTGACACTCCCTTTTAGGTTGTTTGTGACTGATTATTGAAGACTGAGTAGCTTTTCTGATTAGGCTTAATTTAATTAAACTAAACTCCTGCCATGTGGAAAAACAAGCTCCTTGGCATTCTTGGGTTATCCTCAAAGCCAAGTCCTCTCTAAGATATCACAAGTTTATTCAATGGCTTCATTGTGTTTTTATCACAGATTTTTATATAGTGAATAAGAGGCACTTTCCGTAGGTTTTTTTTAGTGGCCTTTGCATGTTGACTTCCTGTGTGTTGGTCACAAGTCtaaagtgacattttttttttaagaggcttAACTTGGGACCCAttcagtgtgtggtgtgtattatAAGTATTTCCCCTTCGGGTTTTTGAGTGTACTGTTATAGCCATGGAATAGGGTATCTAAGTGGGAATTAGTGGTTAGTAGGCTTTTCTCAGGAGGTGTATAGTCAAGCCCATCACAGAAGCTTTCAAAACTAAACCTTTCTCGACATTTGTACTCTGAATTGTATGGTACTGAACATAGCTGCTGTGAACAGAGGTCTTGAAATAGATATTTAGCTAAATTGTAATCCCTACTAATATGTCAGAAatgggctacatagagaactaTGACCATTCCTTCCCAGAAAGAGAGTGACAGTGACAGTCAAGAATTGAGTTGATTGTTCTGTTGTCTTGAGAGGAATGAGGACAAGGTGCTGTGTGGACAAGAGGGAGTCCTCTGACAGATAGTTTAGTATGTGGGGATGAGGACAAACCATGTAGGTCCCTGCAATTGTCTTTCAGGTGAATCTTAGCATGCATAGACAAAGTTTAAAAACTAATCCTAAATAAAGATAACAGTAGCTACCTCTTCCTGAACACTTTTATCATTTGTCAGATACCAGACTGGCCTCTTATATTAACCTtcctataaataaatgtatatgtgaaAGGACAGTTTAACAGGAGTAGAATGTGTTTTTATATGCATACATCAGAGATACTCAAATGATTCTCTTAAGAGGTGGCTTTGGAGTTTATCTTACACACGGTatggctattcctggctgtcaaccTGCCTGCGTCTGGAATGACCTACAAtcggagggcacacctgtgatccagaccTTGAGGCTGGaggacacaggcttttgatcctGGAAGTGTTGGATGGCACATGCTTTTcatctggatcttgaggcatagtggtcaTGAGAACCTTAGACCCAGGCAAggcagtacatgcctttaatcccaggagtcagaggcaagcagatctctgaattcaaggccagcctgggacagagtaaGTTCCAACTAAAGAAAATCTTAGGTCCAGatgtagtggtacacacctttaatctgggtcatatcttctgctggagacctacataaggacgatggaagaaggaggaagggttCATTCTTTTTGGCCTGCTTACACTCACCGGCCAGtgcatctgttggaacctacttctttaggattccatctcatacagaagaccagctgaaacacccagccttgtggaactgagcaactactaAACTCTTAGACTTCCTATTAGCAGTTGCCctttgttgggttagttggactgcagcctgtaagtcattccaataaatttcatctttatagagagacattccataagtactgtgactctagagaaacctgcctaatacacacacaccatgatgcAGAACAGTATATTCTTGGAGCAGGGATTAGATGGAGGAAAAGGACTTTGACTCGTAAATGTGGCAACTTACTGGATGACAAATAGATAAAAACTAGTAAAGCTTTTTGGGTTGGATTCCTCTGGTGCTGACTCCTGGGCCTGAAGAGTCTGAAGCTGTGCTTAGCAGTTAACCTTTACTCTGCCTGATAGACAGGGAGGGGTGTACATGGCGGGCACACAGCTTTCCCGCCTGTTTCTTAACTGCCTTCAGCAGTCCTTATGCCAAAAATGTATTCTGAAGCCACATATCCTGGTTGTATATATATTAATCTTTATAGCCTCATGAGGTCCTGATGAGGAAATCACAGAAAAATTGCAATGTCAAAGGGCCTTCAAGCCTGTACTGTGAGCTGGAATACCACCATCTCCTGTCAAGCTCTGGTCTTGACCTCACTGAAAGACTCCATTCGTAAATTGGCTTTTCAAATGTCCCCTGTGGGACAGTTAAGTCCCATGTAGAGGATGTAGGAATAGTTTCTTTGTAAATAATTTGTATCTGTTTATACATTGACCTTTTTAAAGGTTATTGTGAATCAAACCCAAAGAATACTTAAGACTTGGTATAAATTATAAACTgtcttaaaaatgtttataatgtatatgcatttattttgagtgcttgtgtgtgtgtatgtatgtatgtatgtatgcaaattTGGGACAGCATGTTTGTGgacgtcagaggacaacttaacaGGAGTTAGTGCTCTCCCTTCAACAGTGTGAGTTCTAGAAATTAAAGTCTgctcatcaggcttggcagcaagtgcctttaccactgagctgtcttgtcATCCTAATCATATATATTCTGTTGACCCTAACTAAGCACTTGACCTATCCAGTTCTAAGAAATTAAACATATTTCCGTGGATGAACCAGGGCAGAACCACATAGAACCAAAAGTCTGAAGTAGTTTCCTGTCAGAAGTTGGTTAGTTTTCAAGTGATCATGAGAAACTTGTGGAGTTTCAGGCAGCAAAGAATAAATGGATTTTCCTACATCCCAAGCTGCATCTAATGTTGCCCACTTAATCATGACAGTCTAGCAGTTTCTAACATGTACAACTGCTTACCACTTCTGAACCCCAGACATTCGGCTGAGGGAGGTCTTCCCTGTAAGCTTGCAGCAAATTTATTTGGTATCAGCAAATCTTGAATTGATCTGAGGCTGCTTGTAATATTCACACTTTTTGATGCCGAAGTATCAATGCTTAATTACAGAATCCTGCCCAGACCTCACAGGGGTGTTTGGGAATAGTGATGCTGgtgtaaattaaaagaaaaatttcaagacATCTGAGATTCAGATGAGAAAGTTAAAGAGTTAAAGAGAAGTTGTTAGCTCTGTGCATGGCCACTGATGGAAGTATCTGAAAGGGGCTACATTGGATCACTGAGTATCAGTTAACTCTGTTGTTTGAAAGAAAACTGTTGAAAACCAGTGCCAAGTGTTGCACACCTGTAGTCCTAGTAttaggaggctgagtcaggagggcCAGAGGTCAGAGCCAGCATGGCTGGGAAATATAAcagacattttctcaaaaaaacaaaggtcACTTGGCTCTGATAGTACTTGAAGAGCAGTGTTCAAGGAGTGTTTGTAAAGTCTAATCTGCTACCATGTGATTATACTTCaaacctccctctccctctccctctccctccccttcctttcacctccttcccctcccctcccccccttctctcccctcctggcTGTGTCTGGAGGAATAGGAGTGGGAGTGTTCTGTTTGGAATGTGTGCTCCGCTCTAGTGTGTCCAGGTGGAAATGGGTAGGGAGGGTGTGCAGATGACCTAGCTGTGGCATTAAGATTGTACTTATTCCCCTTATCCTCAGTCTTAGCAGGACCAAAATAAATAACCTGCTAAGTATCTCATGAGTAAGGATAATAGAAATAACATTCCTGTAGAATAGAAGTAACAAGATTTTGATATATATTAAAGTATCTGgtaaaattaatgtatttttcaCTAGTTTTTGTCTGAAATACCTCATTCAGGAAAAaaggggggttttgtttgtttgtttccaagcCAAAAAAATCCCCACAATCCTCAtaagtttttccttccttcttccttttggtTAAACCTTTTAACCTTTTTaacctttcctgttttttttttttttaagattgattatTTTTATCTGTATGAATGATTTGCCAGAATGTGAGTACATGCACTTGTGAGTATGCCTGATGCCTGCAGAAGTTAGAAGGagcagatgccctggaactggagctaagAGAGGTGGAGCTGGCAGTGGACTCtcaagtcctctgtaagaacaagtgctcttcaccactgagccatctctccagtctctgttAAACATGCTTTCTTTAAGCTTTTATCGTGTTTTTCCAAGTTTTCTTGAGGGCTTATCATATTTCACTTTGGGTTTTCCTTTTGAATATTAAGCATATAGTTTGTAAAATTAGTCTAGCCTCATGGAACGTAAGAGTTTTGGAAAGCATTAATGGAACTAAGCACATTAAGAATAGCTTGTGCCGATTTTATTATTGAAGCAGGTAGTTTCATTGGGATTTAACATTCTCTTTTCCATTAAGTAAGCTGATGACGCTGGTATagtaaaaaaattcaattttggTCTTTGTCCCTGAATCCTGGCTTAAAAAGTCTTGTAAAACCATCATTGTCCAGAGTAATAGGATGAGGAATGGCCCACATTGTTAGCTAGCCAGGAGAGGTGTGGGCTGATCATCAATCAACTTTAGTTACcaaagcctttgacaaaactcTTAAATAAAGCTCTGGAGCTCATGGGCTGGCAGTCACATCCCATGCCGGGGAGGGTGCTGAGTCCACAGGTGAAGCCCGAAGCCCTCACCTGGCATTAGTTGGTGTTGGAGAACAGGTAATCTTATCTGTTTGTGTTACCTGATAAAAAGGACTGCCTCTTTTACAGTACCTGACCAAGCAGGTGGAGCTTCTACGGCAAATGAATGAGCAGCATGCCAAGGTGTATGAGCAGTTAGATGTCACGGCAAGAGAACTGGAAGAGACCAACCAGAAGCTAGTTGCTGAGAGCAAGGCCTCACAGCAGAAAATCCTGAGGTAGAATTCTAACTGTTACAAGGGGCAATCTACAAAGGGATTAGTATAATTTGAAGTAGAATGTGCCTGTAGAAGATTTGGGCAGTCTAGGATAAGGGGTTTTTTTGGAGAAGGAGAATTAACTGTAAGTCCTTTCCAATTAAGAAAGCCAAGTGTGAGTAGCTCACACCTAATCCTCTTCATTGGTTTTGATCTTAATTTAATTTGACAAGCAGCGACCGGCTTCTGTTTTATTCCCAGCCTGACAGAAACAATTGAATGCCTGCAAACCAACATTGATCACCTCCAGAGCCAAGTGGAGGAGCTGAAGTCTTCCAGCCacggaaaagggaggcagaaggcATGTGACCAGGAGAAACCAGCGCCCAGCTTCCCCTGTCTGAAAGAGCTGTACGACCTCCGCCAGTAAGCCTGCCTTGTTGTGGATTTGTAGACAGGCTACCCCATGTCATTGGCATGTTCTGGGCTACAGTAGATGGAACTCCATTGCAAGAAGGGCCCCTGCCTGTCCCACCATGGTGGTCTAGACAGCCACCACACTCAAACAGATCAGTGAGAGTTCATGGCTGTCAGTAATCTTATgaaaaccattttctttcttttttttttttttcattttaatttgttaaatattagTTTAAAATTAGTAATACTGCCACTGTAGTACAGATTTGGGAGTTGTATTTCActttagaatgaaagaaaaaaatggaaattttggAAGGTGGGTTTGATAGCtcatgcctctaattccagcattcaggaagcagaggcaggctccgtgagttcaagtccagaacagagcaagttctaggacagttaggactacacagagaccttgtcttaaaagagaaaaagaaaagtattttcacCTAAAGAAGTGACTTTATAATTTAGTTTTGACTTTGAGTCTTTAATAATGCTTACTAAACACCTATTACACTGCAGTTGATATCTAAGAAGAATGGCCAGAGCGGACATGCTCTGTGTCCTCACAAACCTTCATCCTAACTAACGGAGAGTTAGGCACTCCATAACCAGGGCACAGATAAGTGCGAGCTCCTAGGGCTGAACAGGAGAGAGGCCGGTTCCTATCTCTCACACTTTGCTTTTCTCACATTGCCTATGGCGATTTGgggttttgagatgaggtctcattcagcccagctggcctccctgatctccctgcctttacctccctAGTGCTGCTGAGATTACATGTGTGCATCTGGCACTGTGCATGTTTTCCAAGAGCAGATACTAACTCTCTCCTCTGGTCAGAAGTTCTAGATATGACCCTTAAGCTGCCCCAGTGTTTCTgatgtgtatcccaggctgaagGTCCAAAAACTGTGTTCCTTAACTCTGGTTTCACATTATGGAAAATGTTTAAAACCCcatagctgcaggcagcagagCAACACTGTCCAAACCAGTGGTGTGAGCTCCAACTAGTGATGAGAATCTCTGTCCGTTATGTTTCCTAGTAAGCAGCTGTCATTCTGCTGGTCTTGGAGTGGGTTTTCTATACTACTTTTActattgggggaaaaaaatcagtcacaaaaactgtattttctttcaAGAATATGCCAGCCTCGTTCAGTTTCGTGTAGCCACTGCTTGTAGTATGGAATGGGCTAAAAATCGATGTCACAGCTTTTAAAAGACTTGGTTGAAAAGCAGCCTCCTTTGAAGTCTCAGTTGATTGACCTTTATATATTTCCATGTTTCCTCACAGACATTTTGTATATGACCACGTGTTCGCTGAGAAGATCACTTCCTTGCAGAGCCAACAAAGCCCcgatgaagaagaaaatgggcaCCTGAAAAAGGCAGTGACAATGTTGCAGGCCCAGCTGAGTCTAGAGAGGAAGAAGCGAATGAGTGTGGAGGCAGAGTATAAAGTGGTGCTGAAGGAGAACAGtgagctggagcagcagctgggtGCCACAGATGCTTACCGCGCCCGGGCACTGGAGTTGGAGGCAGAGGTGGCTGAGATGCGGCAGATGCTGCAGGCAGAGCATCCTTTTGTGAATGGTGTTGAGAAGCTGGTACCCGACCCTTTGTTTGTTCCTTTCAAGGAGCCCAGCCAGAGTCTGCTGGAAGAAATGTTCCTGGCGGCTCCGGAAGCACATAGAAAACCACTCAAGCGCAGCAGCAGTGAGACGGTGCTCAGCAGCTTGGCAGGGGATGACATCGTGAAGGACCATGAGGACACTTGCATCAGGAGAGCTCAGGCTGTGAAGCAGAGGGGCATCTCCCTTCTGCATGAAGTGGACACTCAGTATAGTGCCCTGAAAGTGAAGTATGAGGAGCTACTGAAGAAGTGCCAGCAGGAGCAAGACTCACTGTCACACAAGGCTGTGCAGACCTCTAGACTGCTGACTAGGGACCTGACAGGACTGGTCACACAGTCTGAGGTCGGGGCCAGTGGCTGGGAACCCACTCCTGTAAGCCCAGAGCCCATCAGTTCCCCAACCACTCCAACCCCAGAATACAAAGTACTATTTAAGGAGATATTTAGTTgcatcaagaaaacaaagcaggaaatagatgaacagagaacaaaatacccatctCTCTCCTCTTACTCTTAATACGATCTCCAGCTGTAACTGCTTGTTTTCTGTCACTTGACTCCCCTTCAGACACATAGACTCCAAAGCTTGATGTTGCTAATGACACTTGACTCATTGCTTTGCTTAGTTGGCAAAGCAGG
This portion of the Apodemus sylvaticus chromosome 1, mApoSyl1.1, whole genome shotgun sequence genome encodes:
- the Cdr2 gene encoding cerebellar degeneration-related protein 2; amino-acid sequence: MLADNLVEEFEMEDEPWYDHRDLQQDLQLAAELGKTLLDRNTELEDSLQQMYTTNQEQLQEIEYLTKQVELLRQMNEQHAKVYEQLDVTARELEETNQKLVAESKASQQKILSLTETIECLQTNIDHLQSQVEELKSSSHGKGRQKACDQEKPAPSFPCLKELYDLRQHFVYDHVFAEKITSLQSQQSPDEEENGHLKKAVTMLQAQLSLERKKRMSVEAEYKVVLKENSELEQQLGATDAYRARALELEAEVAEMRQMLQAEHPFVNGVEKLVPDPLFVPFKEPSQSLLEEMFLAAPEAHRKPLKRSSSETVLSSLAGDDIVKDHEDTCIRRAQAVKQRGISLLHEVDTQYSALKVKYEELLKKCQQEQDSLSHKAVQTSRLLTRDLTGLVTQSEVGASGWEPTPVSPEPISSPTTPTPEYKVLFKEIFSCIKKTKQEIDEQRTKYPSLSSYS